The Arthrobacter sp. PM3 genome contains the following window.
CCGCCAACATCGACCTCTCCGCCGCCGAGGTCCAGCTGGTCAATGAGGTCGCCCGCGAACAGGTCCTGGACCGGGCGCTGAAGAAAGTCGAGGACGACTACGACGTCGTGCTGATCGACTGCCAGCCCTCCCTGGGCCTCCTCACCGTCAACGCGCTGACGGCCGCCCACGGCGTCATCATCCCCCTGATCTGCGAATTCTTCGCCCTGCGGGCCGTGGCGCTCCTGGTCGAAACGATCGACAAGGTCCAGGACCGCCTCAACCCGCGACTGCAGGTCGACGGCGTCCTGGCCACGATGTACGACGCCCGGACCCTGCACGGGCGCGAGGTGATCGCCCGCCTCGTGGAGGCGTTCGGCGACAAAGTTTTCGAGACGGTCATCAAGCGCTCCATCAAGTTTGCCGACGCCACCGTTGCGGCCGAACCCATCACCACTTACGCGGGCAACCACGTCGGCGCCGACGCCTACCGCCGCCTGGCCAAGGAGCTCATTTCGCGCGGCGGCGCGCCCTAAGCGCCGTGACGGCGACGCTCACCCCGCCGGCGGAGCTGTCACCGGCGAAGAAGCCCGGGTTCGAAGTGCGGCTTGCCAACTTCACCGGCCCGTTCGACCTCCTGCTCGGCCTGATCTCCAAGCATCAGCTGGACATCACCGAAGTTGCGCTCTCCACGGTCACCGACGAGTTCATCAAGTACATCCGGGGATTGCAGCAGCTGGGGGAGGAGTGGGCCCTGGACGAGGCCAGTGAATTCCTGGTCATCGCGGCGACCCT
Protein-coding sequences here:
- a CDS encoding ParA family protein, whose protein sequence is MSSERGSATLEGIELDLEDAVMGPTGRPQRDFPEPAPLSSHGPARVIAMVNQKGGVGKTTSTINLAAALAEYGRRVLLVDFDPQGALSAGLGTNPHELDLTVYNVLMDRKVDIRDAIQKTGVENVDLLPANIDLSAAEVQLVNEVAREQVLDRALKKVEDDYDVVLIDCQPSLGLLTVNALTAAHGVIIPLICEFFALRAVALLVETIDKVQDRLNPRLQVDGVLATMYDARTLHGREVIARLVEAFGDKVFETVIKRSIKFADATVAAEPITTYAGNHVGADAYRRLAKELISRGGAP